From Microbacterium invictum, the proteins below share one genomic window:
- the rpsD gene encoding 30S ribosomal protein S4: MASKSQDRRKVRLSRALGIALTPKAAKYLEKRPYAPGEHGRTKRKQDSDYAVRLREKQRLREQYGIREKQLRIQFNEARRKDGLTGENLVEQLEQRLDALVVRAGFARTTAQARQLVVHRHILVDGQLVDRPSFRVKPGQLIHVKEKSEGLEPFQVAAAGGHAEVLPPVPGYLEVDLDKLQARLVRRPKRAEVPVTCEVQLVVEYYAAR, encoded by the coding sequence GTGGCATCGAAGTCCCAGGACCGCCGCAAGGTCCGCCTGTCCCGCGCGCTCGGCATCGCGCTGACCCCCAAGGCAGCCAAGTACCTCGAGAAGCGCCCCTATGCTCCCGGCGAGCACGGCCGCACCAAGCGCAAGCAGGACAGCGACTACGCCGTCCGGCTGCGTGAGAAGCAGCGTCTGCGTGAGCAGTACGGCATCCGCGAGAAGCAGCTGCGCATCCAGTTCAACGAGGCCCGCCGCAAGGACGGCCTGACCGGTGAGAACCTGGTCGAGCAGCTCGAGCAGCGCCTCGACGCCCTCGTCGTGCGCGCCGGCTTCGCCCGGACCACGGCACAGGCCCGCCAGCTCGTCGTGCACCGTCACATCCTCGTCGACGGCCAGCTCGTCGACCGTCCGTCGTTCCGCGTGAAGCCGGGCCAGCTCATCCACGTCAAGGAGAAGAGCGAGGGTCTCGAGCCGTTCCAGGTCGCAGCCGCCGGCGGTCACGCCGAGGTTCTGCCCCCGGTCCCGGGTTACCTCGAGGTCGACCTCGACAAGCTGCAGGCACGCCTCGTGCGTCGCCCGAAGCGCGCTGAGGTTCCCGTGACCTGTGAAGTCCAGCTCGTCGTCGAGTACTACGCCGCGCGCTGA
- a CDS encoding ATPase — protein sequence MKKALWFMFGIAGGFVAAHLMNKDPRGHEVLAEVDARITEFTDRIGEAYRTQEARIEGLAADVKDVAGDALGKAAGAASGALDQAADTASDVLDNAADAASDAADAAKDAAAKLTD from the coding sequence ATGAAGAAGGCGCTCTGGTTCATGTTCGGCATCGCCGGCGGGTTCGTCGCCGCGCACCTGATGAACAAGGACCCCCGCGGGCACGAGGTGCTCGCCGAGGTGGATGCGCGCATCACCGAGTTCACCGATCGCATCGGCGAGGCATACCGCACGCAGGAAGCCCGCATCGAGGGCCTCGCCGCCGACGTCAAGGATGTTGCCGGCGATGCGCTCGGCAAGGCCGCCGGCGCGGCATCGGGTGCGCTCGACCAGGCCGCCGACACCGCGTCCGACGTGCTCGACAACGCCGCCGATGCGGCATCGGACGCCGCCGATGCGGCCAAGGATGCCGCTGCCAAGCTCACCGACTGA
- the alaS gene encoding alanine--tRNA ligase, translated as MKTAEIARRYLSYFEKNGHTIVPSASLVSDDPALLFTVAGMVPFIPYLRGDVPAPYVRVADSQKCLRTNDIEEVGKTPRHGTFFQMLGNWSFGDYFKEGAIAYAWELLTSSEEDGGLGFDPKDLWVTVYEEDDEAHDLWLRLTTLPEERIQRLGKDTNYWSTGLPGPAGPCSEIFFDRGPAYGIDGGPATDDDRYVEIWNLVFMEYEITDVTSKTDFTIVGELPAKNIDTGLGLERIAFIKQGVDNMYETDQVRPVLDRAVALSGKAYGADHTDDVRFRVIADHVRSSLMLLADGVTPSNEGRGYILRRLMRRAVRAMRLLGVDGPTFPELFTASRDAMKEAYPEVADDWQRISQYAIAEEETFLRTLASGSTILDLALDETKRSGGTALAGAEAFLLHDTYGFPIDLTLEVAEEAGLSVDRDAFDTLMKEQRERAKADARSRKRAIADVSVYRALRAQGETVFTGYTDLETESSVLGLLVDGQSVTRAGQGQIAEVILAETSLYAESGGQVADKGIIVGPGFELDVLDVQRPVAGLVSHTVEVRSGEVGVGQPATSVVDAVNRRAARQAHSATHLVHAALRDTLGRSATQAGSLNRAGYLRFDFTWGQGLSEATRTEIEEIANNAVRDNLEVTTRTMSLTEAKELGAMALFGEKYGDTVRMVDIGGPWSRELCAGTHVSSSAEVGLINLVGESSVGASNRRVEALVGLDAFRELAAERAIVSQLTSSLKTPRDQLPARIAELAANLKAAEKKIAQFEAKALGDRLPALAETAQRVGAMRVVAQSLGTAASADDIRTLALQLRDRLGADAAVVALAADVNGRPVVIIATNEAARAAGAKAGALVKTAASILGGGGGGRDDVAQGGGTDVSALPAALSAIAGALEGAAA; from the coding sequence ATGAAGACCGCTGAGATCGCCCGGCGCTATCTGTCCTACTTCGAGAAGAACGGTCACACCATCGTGCCGTCCGCGTCGCTCGTCAGCGACGATCCCGCGCTGCTGTTCACCGTCGCCGGCATGGTGCCGTTCATCCCGTACCTGCGCGGCGACGTCCCCGCTCCGTACGTGCGCGTGGCCGACAGCCAGAAGTGCCTCCGGACGAACGACATCGAAGAGGTCGGCAAGACGCCCCGCCACGGCACCTTCTTCCAGATGCTCGGCAACTGGTCGTTCGGCGACTACTTCAAAGAGGGCGCGATCGCCTACGCCTGGGAGCTGCTGACCTCCTCCGAGGAAGACGGCGGGCTCGGCTTCGATCCGAAGGACCTGTGGGTCACCGTGTACGAGGAGGACGACGAGGCCCACGACCTGTGGCTGCGACTGACGACGCTTCCCGAAGAGCGCATCCAGCGGCTCGGCAAGGACACCAACTACTGGAGCACCGGGCTTCCCGGCCCGGCCGGCCCCTGCTCGGAGATCTTCTTCGACCGCGGCCCCGCGTACGGGATCGACGGCGGCCCGGCCACCGACGACGACCGTTACGTCGAGATCTGGAATCTCGTCTTCATGGAGTACGAGATCACCGATGTGACGTCGAAGACCGACTTCACCATCGTCGGTGAGCTGCCGGCCAAGAACATCGACACCGGCTTGGGCCTGGAGCGCATCGCGTTCATCAAGCAAGGCGTCGACAACATGTACGAGACCGATCAGGTCCGTCCCGTTCTCGACAGGGCCGTCGCGCTGTCGGGCAAGGCCTACGGAGCCGACCACACCGACGACGTGCGCTTCCGCGTGATCGCCGACCATGTGCGCTCGTCGCTCATGCTGCTCGCCGATGGCGTGACGCCCTCGAACGAGGGTCGCGGCTACATCCTCCGCCGGCTCATGCGCCGCGCCGTGCGCGCCATGCGCCTGCTGGGTGTGGACGGCCCCACCTTCCCCGAGCTGTTCACCGCGTCGCGCGACGCCATGAAGGAGGCGTACCCCGAGGTCGCCGACGACTGGCAGCGCATCTCGCAGTACGCGATCGCCGAAGAAGAGACGTTCCTGCGCACCCTGGCATCCGGTTCCACGATCCTCGATCTCGCGCTCGATGAGACGAAGCGGTCGGGCGGCACGGCCCTCGCCGGAGCCGAGGCCTTCCTGCTGCACGACACCTACGGGTTCCCGATCGATCTGACGCTCGAGGTCGCCGAAGAGGCCGGTCTGTCGGTCGACCGAGACGCCTTCGACACGCTGATGAAGGAACAGCGCGAACGTGCGAAGGCCGATGCCCGCTCGCGCAAGCGTGCGATCGCCGATGTCAGCGTCTACCGCGCCCTGCGCGCCCAGGGCGAGACGGTCTTCACCGGCTACACCGACCTGGAGACCGAGTCGAGCGTGCTCGGGCTGCTCGTGGACGGCCAGTCCGTCACGCGCGCCGGCCAGGGCCAGATCGCCGAGGTCATCCTGGCCGAGACGTCGCTGTACGCCGAGTCGGGCGGCCAGGTCGCCGACAAGGGCATCATCGTCGGGCCCGGCTTCGAGCTCGACGTGCTCGACGTGCAGCGCCCCGTCGCCGGACTCGTGAGCCACACGGTCGAGGTCCGCAGCGGCGAGGTCGGCGTGGGGCAGCCCGCGACGAGCGTGGTGGATGCCGTGAACCGGCGCGCCGCACGCCAGGCGCACTCGGCGACCCACCTCGTCCATGCGGCCCTGCGCGACACGCTCGGCAGGTCGGCGACGCAGGCCGGGTCGCTCAACCGCGCCGGCTACCTGCGCTTCGACTTCACCTGGGGCCAGGGCCTCAGCGAGGCGACGCGGACCGAGATCGAAGAGATCGCCAACAACGCGGTCCGCGACAACCTCGAGGTCACCACGCGCACGATGTCGCTGACCGAGGCGAAGGAACTGGGCGCGATGGCGCTGTTCGGCGAGAAGTACGGGGACACGGTGCGGATGGTCGACATCGGCGGGCCGTGGTCACGTGAGCTGTGCGCCGGGACCCATGTGTCCAGCTCCGCCGAGGTCGGGCTGATCAACCTCGTCGGCGAATCGTCCGTCGGCGCGTCGAACCGGCGCGTGGAGGCGCTCGTCGGACTCGACGCGTTCCGTGAGCTCGCCGCCGAGCGTGCGATCGTGTCGCAGCTCACCTCGAGCCTGAAGACCCCGCGCGACCAGCTGCCAGCGCGCATCGCCGAGCTCGCCGCGAACCTCAAGGCGGCCGAGAAGAAGATCGCGCAGTTCGAGGCGAAGGCCCTCGGCGACAGGCTGCCCGCCCTCGCCGAGACCGCACAGCGCGTCGGCGCGATGCGGGTGGTGGCGCAGTCGCTGGGAACAGCGGCATCCGCCGACGACATCCGCACGCTCGCCCTGCAGCTGCGCGACCGCCTCGGCGCGGACGCCGCGGTCGTGGCCCTCGCCGCGGACGTCAACGGACGGCCCGTGGTCATCATCGCGACGAACGAAGCCGCCCGCGCGGCCGGGGCCAAGGCCGGAGCACTCGTGAAGACGGCGGCATCCATCCTCGGCGGTGGCGGCGGCGGCCGCGACGACGTCGCGCAGGGAGGGGGCACCGACGTGTCCGCACTGCCGGCTGCCCTGTCCGCGATCGCCGGCGCGCTGGAGGGCGCGGCCGCGTGA
- the ruvX gene encoding Holliday junction resolvase RuvX, with product MTGFRRGVRLGVDVGTARVGVARCDRDGLLAVPVETVPRTGEAVARIVSVAAEYEAMELLVGLPVSLAGNETASTADARAFGEELATASGLPVRLVDERLSTVSAHAALRESGRSQRSSRKIVDQVAAVVLLQQAIDVEKSTGNPTGTLVNTFPEPV from the coding sequence GTGACCGGGTTCCGCCGCGGTGTGCGCCTGGGCGTCGACGTGGGCACGGCCCGCGTCGGGGTCGCCCGATGCGATCGCGACGGGCTGCTGGCGGTGCCGGTGGAGACCGTGCCGCGCACCGGCGAGGCCGTCGCCCGGATCGTGTCGGTGGCCGCGGAGTACGAGGCGATGGAACTGCTCGTCGGCCTGCCGGTCAGCCTGGCGGGCAACGAGACGGCCTCTACCGCCGATGCGCGCGCGTTCGGCGAGGAGCTCGCCACGGCATCGGGACTGCCCGTTCGCCTGGTCGACGAGAGGCTGAGCACGGTCTCGGCGCACGCGGCGCTGAGAGAGTCTGGGAGATCTCAGCGTTCGTCTCGTAAGATTGTCGACCAAGTCGCGGCGGTCGTCCTCCTGCAGCAGGCGATCGACGTCGAGAAGAGCACCGGTAACCCGACCGGCACGCTCGTCAACACCTTCCCGGAGCCCGTCTGA
- the mltG gene encoding endolytic transglycosylase MltG, with protein MPSTPPNDDQFADLFSTLPNPSERSARTSTRTGPTPTAESRAPLSRREARAAAAREAAGRQDPPTQNDAPAPHAARPAAPDRPEPHAPVAAPRVSAADYPVVTAAMAARTSDDQPSEAPESGHTIDALFTDDPHHPHDTHHDRDRRKSRIAAWSIFAMVLAILGGLVFGGFWVWNTYEEPIRELFGWTEPKDYEPGLAEGEATVTIVDGDTGADISATLYEAGVTKTSGVFYDYLIATGQNPDFQPGVFALQQTMTAAAALEMLMDPASKLENTAQLREGLTVAQTLPLLADGIGLPIEEFEAAVQDPSAYGVDADSLEGWLFPATYTFNPDATVQQVIQTLVDRTVESLDNAGVPADRRHEILTIASIIEREARFEDDFFKVSRVIQNRLDPSNTETNGLLQMDSTAQYGANEDDGTVSSDADTLEDDNPWNTYIHPGLPIGPIANPGDLAITAAMEPAEGPWMYFVTVNPSSGETEFAETHAEHEQLVEKWRQWCSDNPDNGDC; from the coding sequence ATGCCCAGCACGCCGCCGAACGACGATCAGTTCGCGGACCTGTTCAGCACCCTGCCGAACCCCTCCGAGCGGTCGGCACGCACGTCGACGCGGACCGGTCCCACCCCGACAGCAGAGTCCCGCGCACCGCTGAGCCGGCGCGAGGCCCGCGCTGCCGCCGCCCGGGAAGCCGCCGGGCGGCAGGACCCCCCGACACAGAACGACGCCCCGGCACCGCACGCCGCACGGCCGGCGGCCCCGGACCGGCCCGAACCGCACGCGCCGGTCGCGGCGCCGCGCGTGTCGGCAGCCGACTACCCGGTCGTCACCGCCGCCATGGCGGCACGGACCTCCGACGACCAGCCGTCGGAGGCGCCCGAATCCGGGCACACGATCGACGCACTGTTCACCGACGACCCCCACCATCCGCACGACACGCACCATGACCGCGACCGTCGCAAGAGCCGCATCGCCGCCTGGTCGATCTTCGCGATGGTCCTCGCGATCCTCGGCGGGCTGGTGTTCGGCGGATTCTGGGTGTGGAACACGTACGAAGAGCCGATCCGCGAGCTGTTCGGGTGGACCGAGCCGAAGGACTACGAGCCGGGGCTTGCCGAGGGTGAGGCGACCGTCACGATCGTCGACGGCGACACCGGCGCCGACATCTCCGCGACGCTGTACGAGGCGGGCGTGACCAAGACGTCCGGGGTCTTCTACGACTACCTGATCGCCACCGGACAGAACCCCGACTTCCAGCCCGGTGTCTTCGCGCTGCAGCAGACGATGACCGCCGCCGCCGCGCTCGAGATGCTGATGGACCCCGCCAGCAAGCTCGAGAACACCGCCCAGCTGCGCGAGGGGCTCACCGTCGCGCAGACCCTGCCGCTGCTGGCGGACGGCATCGGCCTTCCGATCGAAGAGTTCGAGGCCGCCGTGCAGGACCCGTCCGCATACGGCGTGGACGCCGACAGCCTCGAAGGGTGGCTGTTCCCCGCGACCTACACGTTCAACCCGGACGCCACCGTCCAGCAGGTCATCCAGACCCTCGTCGACCGCACCGTGGAGTCGCTCGACAACGCCGGAGTCCCGGCCGATCGGCGGCACGAGATCCTCACCATCGCGTCGATCATCGAACGCGAGGCCCGATTCGAAGACGACTTCTTCAAGGTCTCGCGCGTGATCCAGAACCGCCTCGATCCGAGCAACACCGAGACGAACGGTCTGCTGCAGATGGATTCGACGGCCCAGTACGGCGCGAACGAGGACGACGGCACCGTCAGTTCCGACGCCGACACGCTCGAAGACGACAACCCGTGGAACACCTACATCCACCCCGGCCTTCCGATCGGTCCGATCGCCAACCCCGGCGACCTCGCGATCACGGCGGCGATGGAGCCGGCCGAGGGTCCGTGGATGTACTTCGTCACGGTGAACCCGTCATCGGGCGAGACCGAGTTCGCCGAGACACACGCGGAGCACGAGCAGCTGGTCGAGAAGTGGCGCCAGTGGTGCAGCGACAACCCCGACAACGGCGACTGCTGA
- a CDS encoding shikimate dehydrogenase family protein: protein MAATSLEVWGDPIAHSLSPALHTAAYRHLGWDWTYGRRRVDEERFTAELAGLDDRFRGLSLTMPLKSAAYRAAARRDARAELTCAVNTLRLTPDGPIGFNTDVGGVVAALREEGMDAVAEARIVGAGATATSALVALAELGAQRVEVAARRPLAVAGLEALGERIGIAVTPVSLAASTFADVPLTIATLPGDARVATHTADGLAGSGGRLLDVVYGHWPTSLSEAWEAAGNRAVSGATMLLHQAVLQIRVFATGDVTEPLPDEQSVVAVMRRALVGG, encoded by the coding sequence ATGGCGGCGACGTCACTCGAGGTGTGGGGCGACCCGATCGCGCACAGCCTGTCACCCGCGCTGCACACCGCCGCGTACCGGCACCTCGGCTGGGACTGGACGTACGGGCGTCGCCGGGTCGACGAGGAGCGGTTCACCGCTGAGCTCGCCGGACTCGACGACCGGTTCCGCGGGCTGTCGCTGACCATGCCGCTCAAGTCCGCCGCGTACCGTGCCGCCGCCCGGCGCGATGCGCGCGCCGAGCTGACCTGCGCCGTCAACACCCTCCGCCTCACGCCCGACGGCCCGATCGGGTTCAACACGGACGTCGGTGGCGTCGTCGCGGCGCTTCGCGAAGAGGGGATGGATGCCGTGGCCGAGGCCCGCATCGTCGGCGCGGGCGCCACGGCGACATCGGCCCTCGTCGCCCTGGCCGAGCTGGGCGCGCAGCGCGTCGAGGTGGCGGCCCGGCGGCCCCTGGCGGTCGCGGGACTGGAAGCGCTCGGTGAGCGGATCGGCATCGCCGTCACGCCGGTGTCGCTTGCGGCATCCACTTTCGCAGACGTGCCCCTCACGATCGCGACGCTGCCCGGCGATGCCCGGGTGGCCACGCACACTGCCGACGGGCTCGCCGGCAGCGGCGGGCGGCTGCTCGACGTGGTCTACGGGCACTGGCCGACCTCGCTGTCGGAGGCGTGGGAGGCCGCGGGGAACCGGGCGGTCAGCGGAGCGACGATGCTGCTGCATCAGGCCGTGCTGCAGATCCGCGTCTTCGCCACCGGCGACGTCACCGAGCCGCTCCCGGACGAGCAATCGGTGGTGGCCGTCATGCGGCGTGCGCTCGTGGGAGGATAG
- the aroC gene encoding chorismate synthase — protein sequence MLRVLTAGESHGPELVAVMEGLPAGVPISRAAIQADLARRKLGYGRGSRMKFEEDELTISSGVVHGSSLGSPIALRIGNTEWPKWAEVMSAEPVELTDKSRGRGAALTRPRPGHADLVGMQKYGFDEARPILERASARETAARVALGAVARAFLSELGIGLVSHTLSIGPVQAPEGSALPTPGDVDALDADPLRCFDAGTSAAMVAEVDAARKDGDTLGGIVEVLAYGLPPGLGSHVQWDRRLDAKLAQALMSIQAIKGVEVGDGFQTTRRRGSAAHDELFATDDGITRASDKAGGTEGGMSTGTVLRVRAGMKPIATVPRALRTIDVSTGDAATAHHQRSDVCAVPAAGVVAEAMVAITLADVVLEKFGGDHVAETRRNVQSYLAAIPENLHTAPDSADAPE from the coding sequence ATGCTCCGCGTGCTCACGGCCGGCGAATCGCACGGCCCCGAACTCGTCGCCGTCATGGAGGGATTGCCTGCGGGCGTCCCGATCTCCCGTGCGGCGATCCAGGCCGACCTCGCCCGCCGAAAGCTGGGCTACGGCCGCGGCTCGCGCATGAAGTTCGAAGAGGATGAGCTCACGATCTCGTCCGGCGTCGTCCACGGTTCGAGCCTGGGCAGCCCGATCGCGCTGCGCATCGGCAACACCGAGTGGCCGAAGTGGGCCGAGGTCATGAGCGCCGAGCCGGTGGAGCTGACCGACAAGTCCCGCGGCCGCGGTGCGGCCCTCACGCGGCCGCGCCCGGGCCACGCCGACCTCGTCGGCATGCAGAAGTACGGGTTCGACGAGGCACGGCCGATCCTCGAGCGCGCCAGCGCCCGTGAGACGGCGGCGCGGGTCGCTCTCGGCGCGGTCGCCCGCGCGTTCCTCAGCGAGCTCGGCATCGGCCTGGTCAGCCATACGCTGTCGATCGGCCCGGTGCAGGCGCCGGAAGGTTCCGCACTTCCCACTCCCGGCGACGTCGACGCGCTCGACGCCGACCCGCTGCGGTGCTTCGACGCCGGCACGTCGGCCGCGATGGTCGCGGAGGTCGACGCGGCCCGCAAGGACGGCGACACGCTGGGCGGCATCGTCGAGGTCCTCGCCTACGGCCTGCCGCCCGGGCTCGGCTCGCACGTGCAGTGGGACCGGCGTCTGGACGCGAAGCTCGCCCAGGCGCTCATGAGCATCCAGGCCATCAAGGGCGTCGAGGTCGGCGACGGATTCCAGACGACGCGTCGCCGGGGCTCTGCCGCGCACGACGAGCTGTTCGCCACCGACGACGGCATCACGCGCGCCAGCGACAAGGCCGGCGGCACGGAGGGCGGCATGTCCACGGGAACCGTGCTGCGCGTTCGGGCGGGCATGAAGCCGATCGCGACCGTACCGCGGGCGCTGCGCACGATCGATGTCAGCACCGGAGACGCGGCGACCGCGCACCACCAGCGCTCCGACGTGTGCGCTGTTCCCGCGGCGGGCGTCGTGGCCGAGGCGATGGTGGCGATCACCCTCGCCGATGTGGTGCTCGAGAAGTTCGGCGGCGACCACGTCGCCGAGACGCGCCGCAACGTGCAGTCGTACCTCGCCGCGATCCCCGAGAACCTCCACACCGCGCCCGACAGCGCCGACGCCCCCGAATGA
- a CDS encoding shikimate kinase — protein MSAPALVLIGPMGAGKSSVGRRVAKALGTSFYDSDAAVVRAHGPIEAIFVDHGEEHFRELERDAVQTGLDQGGVVALGGGAILHPDTQAALAAHRVVLLTVSPRIVASRIGGTARPLLQDGDAVTRWNEVYASRRALYERLADVTFDTSTGPLQAVVDAIVTWARGEST, from the coding sequence ATGAGTGCCCCGGCCCTGGTCCTCATCGGCCCCATGGGCGCCGGCAAGTCCAGCGTCGGGCGCCGCGTCGCCAAGGCGCTCGGCACGTCCTTCTACGACAGCGACGCAGCCGTCGTCCGCGCGCACGGCCCGATCGAGGCGATCTTCGTCGACCACGGCGAAGAGCACTTCCGCGAGCTCGAGCGCGACGCCGTGCAGACCGGCCTCGACCAGGGCGGGGTCGTGGCCCTGGGCGGCGGGGCGATCCTGCATCCCGACACCCAGGCGGCCCTCGCCGCGCACCGGGTCGTGCTGCTGACCGTGTCGCCGCGGATCGTCGCATCCCGCATCGGCGGCACCGCGCGCCCCCTGCTGCAGGACGGCGACGCGGTGACGCGCTGGAACGAGGTCTACGCCTCACGGCGGGCGCTGTACGAGCGCCTCGCCGACGTCACGTTCGACACGTCCACGGGCCCCCTCCAGGCCGTCGTCGACGCCATCGTCACCTGGGCCCGAGGAGAGAGCACATGA
- the aroB gene encoding 3-dehydroquinate synthase, whose product MSQTTVIPVGGDQPYEVQVGRGIVSRLGEILPAAATRVLIVHPPTLSAQAEQLRSALGADRQVLLAEIPDAEQGKRVEVAAFCWQVMGQADFTRTDAVIGFGGGAVTDLAGFVAATWLRGVALVQVPTTVLGMVDAAVGGKTGINTAEGKNLVGAFWPPQAVLCDLDLLDSLSDHERVAGFAEVVKAGFIWYPEILDLIEAGPVAAVDPRSDAFRRCIELAIEMKAKIVGEDLREAGVREFLNYGHTLGHAIEHAERYRWRHGAAISVGMLFAAELSRLAGRLPDAAAQRHRDILELLGLPTSYRPGAWPQLLATMQRDKKTRGSMLRFIVLDDIAKPTVLQAPDESLLFAAYQEVAG is encoded by the coding sequence ATGAGCCAGACCACGGTCATCCCGGTCGGCGGCGACCAGCCCTACGAGGTCCAGGTCGGGCGCGGCATCGTCTCGCGCCTGGGCGAGATCCTTCCCGCCGCGGCGACGCGCGTGCTGATCGTGCACCCGCCGACGCTGAGCGCACAGGCCGAGCAGCTGCGCAGCGCGCTGGGCGCGGACCGCCAGGTGCTGCTGGCCGAGATCCCCGATGCCGAGCAGGGCAAGCGCGTCGAGGTCGCCGCGTTCTGCTGGCAGGTCATGGGGCAGGCCGACTTCACCCGCACCGACGCCGTCATCGGGTTCGGCGGCGGCGCGGTCACCGACCTGGCCGGATTCGTCGCGGCCACGTGGCTGCGCGGCGTCGCCCTCGTGCAGGTGCCGACGACCGTGCTCGGGATGGTGGATGCCGCGGTCGGCGGCAAGACGGGCATCAACACCGCAGAGGGCAAGAACCTCGTGGGCGCCTTCTGGCCGCCGCAGGCCGTGCTCTGCGACCTCGACCTGCTCGACTCGCTGAGCGATCACGAGCGGGTCGCCGGGTTCGCGGAGGTCGTCAAGGCGGGGTTCATCTGGTACCCCGAGATCCTCGACCTCATCGAGGCCGGCCCCGTCGCCGCCGTCGACCCGCGCAGCGACGCGTTCCGCCGCTGCATCGAGCTCGCGATCGAGATGAAGGCGAAGATCGTGGGGGAGGACCTCCGCGAAGCCGGGGTGCGCGAGTTCCTGAACTACGGGCACACCCTCGGCCACGCGATCGAGCACGCCGAGCGCTACCGCTGGCGCCACGGTGCCGCGATCTCGGTCGGCATGCTGTTCGCCGCCGAGCTGTCGCGGCTGGCGGGGCGGTTGCCCGATGCCGCGGCGCAGCGTCACCGCGACATCCTCGAGCTGCTGGGCCTGCCCACGTCATACCGTCCGGGCGCCTGGCCGCAGCTGCTGGCCACGATGCAGCGCGACAAGAAGACGCGCGGCTCGATGCTGCGGTTCATCGTGCTCGACGACATCGCCAAGCCCACCGTGCTGCAGGCGCCCGACGAGTCGCTGCTGTTCGCGGCCTACCAGGAGGTCGCGGGGTGA
- a CDS encoding GNAT family N-acetyltransferase, which translates to MSGAVTVRRVRLHEWREVRDLRIEAVSDPAATIAFLSTREEELARDDAFWQRRAADASLSDQAAQFIAAAADRWVGTATVLLREPGTRNHLGHEITVPRADVVGVYLAPEHRGTGILPRLFDEIGTWVADRGIDALHLDVHAENVRAQTAYRKAGFVPTGVTFTSTIGPEIEMRRGLG; encoded by the coding sequence GTGAGCGGTGCCGTCACCGTGCGCCGCGTGCGGCTGCACGAGTGGCGCGAGGTGCGTGACCTGCGCATCGAGGCGGTCAGCGACCCGGCCGCGACCATCGCGTTCCTGTCCACACGCGAGGAGGAGCTCGCCCGCGACGACGCCTTCTGGCAGCGTCGCGCCGCCGACGCGTCGCTCAGCGACCAGGCCGCCCAGTTCATCGCCGCCGCCGCCGACCGGTGGGTCGGCACCGCGACGGTGCTCCTGCGCGAGCCCGGCACCCGCAACCATCTCGGCCACGAGATCACCGTGCCGCGCGCCGACGTCGTCGGGGTGTACCTGGCTCCGGAGCACCGCGGCACCGGCATCCTGCCTCGCCTGTTCGATGAGATCGGCACCTGGGTCGCCGATCGGGGGATCGACGCGCTCCATCTCGATGTCCACGCCGAGAACGTCCGTGCCCAGACTGCATACCGGAAGGCCGGATTCGTGCCGACGGGTGTGACCTTCACGAGCACGATCGGTCCCGAGATCGAGATGCGCCGCGGGCTCGGCTAG
- a CDS encoding VOC family protein, with translation MPGIHHVEIWIADLDQTRREWGWLLERLGFERGPDWADGSTWAAGGSYVTFTTSPNLAAAPHDRRRPGLNHLALWGGTRAEVDAVMMDAGSHGWTPLYHERYPHAGGPDHYAGWLENSAGFKAEIVAEGG, from the coding sequence ATGCCCGGAATCCACCACGTCGAGATCTGGATCGCCGACCTCGACCAGACCCGTCGTGAGTGGGGCTGGCTGCTGGAGCGTCTCGGGTTCGAGCGGGGTCCGGACTGGGCGGACGGCAGCACCTGGGCGGCGGGTGGCTCGTACGTGACGTTCACGACGTCGCCGAACCTCGCCGCTGCCCCGCATGATCGTCGTCGCCCCGGACTCAATCACCTCGCCCTCTGGGGCGGCACCCGGGCCGAGGTCGACGCGGTGATGATGGATGCCGGCTCGCACGGCTGGACACCGCTCTACCACGAGCGGTATCCGCACGCGGGCGGGCCCGACCATTACGCCGGCTGGCTGGAGAACAGCGCCGGATTCAAAGCCGAGATCGTCGCGGAGGGCGGCTAG
- the aroQ gene encoding type II 3-dehydroquinate dehydratase — MTNRILLVNGPNLNLLGTREPAVYGHETLADVEALVAKTAAARGFEVRAVQSNHEGVLIDAIHAARTDCAGIVINPGGLTHTSVVLRDALSGVALPVAEIHISDVHAREEFRHHSYIHDVAVVHVIGEGVAGYASAVNQLADAITQS, encoded by the coding sequence GTGACCAATCGGATCCTGCTCGTCAACGGCCCCAACCTGAACCTGCTCGGCACGCGCGAGCCCGCGGTCTACGGACACGAGACCCTCGCCGACGTCGAGGCGCTCGTGGCCAAGACCGCAGCGGCCCGCGGCTTCGAGGTGCGCGCGGTGCAGAGCAACCACGAGGGAGTGCTGATCGATGCGATCCACGCCGCCCGCACCGACTGCGCCGGCATCGTGATCAACCCGGGCGGCCTCACCCACACCTCGGTGGTGCTGCGCGATGCGCTGTCCGGCGTCGCGCTGCCGGTCGCCGAGATCCACATCTCGGACGTGCACGCGCGCGAGGAGTTCCGGCACCACTCGTACATCCACGACGTGGCCGTCGTCCACGTGATCGGCGAAGGCGTCGCCGGCTACGCGAGCGCGGTCAACCAGCTCGCCGACGCCATCACCCAGTCCTGA